In Arcobacter ellisii, a genomic segment contains:
- a CDS encoding carbonic anhydrase — MLINDLIKGNKKFREASFPKYECDLKQLVETGQKPEVLFIGCSDSRVTPDLMLDTKPGDMFILRNVGNFIPPYNPDNDYHGSSAVIEYAVNVLGVKHIIVCGHSHCGACKSLYQDLGDSPDLINVKKWLELGKRAKEYTLLAIQDKTDKEKLYRATERISIVHQMENLLTFPYIEKKVKDKDLQIHGWYYKIEDGTIEYYDGEECSFKPLKESSNEQ; from the coding sequence ATGCTAATAAATGATTTAATAAAAGGTAATAAAAAGTTTAGAGAAGCTAGTTTCCCTAAATATGAGTGTGATTTAAAACAATTAGTTGAAACTGGTCAAAAACCAGAAGTACTTTTTATAGGTTGTAGTGATAGTAGAGTAACACCTGATTTAATGCTTGATACAAAACCTGGCGATATGTTTATTTTAAGAAATGTAGGAAATTTTATTCCACCATATAATCCAGATAACGATTACCATGGAAGTTCTGCTGTTATTGAATATGCTGTAAATGTTTTAGGTGTAAAACATATTATAGTTTGTGGTCATTCACATTGTGGAGCTTGTAAAAGTTTATATCAAGATTTAGGGGATTCACCTGATTTGATAAATGTAAAAAAATGGTTAGAATTAGGAAAAAGAGCAAAAGAGTACACACTTTTAGCAATTCAAGATAAAACTGATAAAGAGAAATTATATAGAGCAACAGAAAGAATATCAATTGTTCATCAAATGGAAAATCTTTTAACTTTTCCATATATTGAGAAAAAAGTAAAAGATAAAGATTTACAAATTCATGGATGGTATTATAAAATAGAAGATGGAACTATTGAATATTATGACGGTGAAGAGTGTTCATTTAAACCATTAAAAGAGTCTTCAAATGAACAATGA
- a CDS encoding aminotransferase class I/II-fold pyridoxal phosphate-dependent enzyme — protein sequence MYFKELESIKKSNRFRTRDLFDENLIDLASNDYLGLSTNKNLFQKAYENILNQNFHSPRASMLVNGYNQIHKNFEDKLCEVNKFEAGITVGSGFLANISMIEALVRKNDTLFIDEEYHASGILATKLLKPEQVIIFKHNDYENLEKKILENKRVGRKIIAIEGVYSMGGDIAPIEIFKIADNYKSILIVDEAHSSGVIGKNLLGIFDYYEIKPNKYHIKMGTLGKAYGSYGAYILASKEIIEFLTNRAKPIIYSTAPSLFDTALALESLNYIIDNKKDLKEQIEKNLNIIYEILGIKSQSLIIPIDVGDNKKVKEIQEILKQKGFLVGAIRQPTVKSAIIRLIAKIDIDTNNLISVCNLLKDLNANK from the coding sequence TTGTACTTTAAAGAACTTGAATCTATTAAAAAGTCTAACCGTTTTAGAACAAGAGATTTATTTGATGAAAATCTTATAGACCTTGCATCAAACGATTATTTAGGCCTTTCTACAAATAAAAATCTTTTTCAAAAAGCTTACGAAAATATTTTAAATCAAAATTTCCATTCCCCACGTGCTTCAATGTTAGTAAATGGTTATAATCAAATCCATAAAAATTTTGAAGATAAATTATGTGAGGTAAATAAATTTGAAGCTGGAATCACAGTTGGTTCTGGTTTTTTAGCAAATATCTCAATGATTGAAGCACTTGTTAGAAAAAATGACACTTTGTTTATAGATGAAGAGTACCATGCAAGTGGAATATTAGCTACAAAACTACTAAAACCTGAACAAGTAATAATTTTTAAACATAATGATTATGAAAATTTAGAAAAAAAGATTTTAGAAAATAAAAGAGTAGGAAGAAAAATAATAGCTATCGAAGGTGTTTATTCAATGGGTGGGGATATTGCACCAATTGAAATATTTAAAATAGCAGACAATTATAAATCAATTTTAATTGTTGATGAAGCACATAGTTCTGGAGTTATTGGTAAAAATCTTTTAGGTATTTTTGATTATTATGAAATTAAACCAAATAAATATCATATAAAAATGGGAACTTTAGGAAAAGCATATGGTTCTTATGGAGCTTATATCTTAGCTTCTAAAGAGATTATAGAGTTTTTAACAAATAGAGCTAAACCTATTATTTATTCTACTGCTCCTTCTTTATTTGATACAGCCCTTGCACTTGAATCTTTGAATTATATAATAGATAATAAAAAAGATTTAAAGGAACAAATAGAAAAAAATTTGAACATTATTTATGAAATTTTAGGAATAAAATCTCAAAGTTTGATTATTCCAATTGATGTTGGTGATAATAAAAAAGTAAAAGAGATTCAAGAAATTTTAAAACAAAAAGGTTTTCTAGTTGGTGCGATTAGGCAACCTACCGTTAAAAGTGCAATTATAAGATTAATTGCAAAAATTGATATAGATACAAACAATTTAATTAGTGTATGTAATTTATTAAAGGACTTAAATGCTAATAAATGA
- a CDS encoding YraN family protein, with product MSREKGEVAEKKAISFLEKLNFIIIEKNFYAKKLGEIDIIAKKDDVYHFCEVKSAPDYETAINNITYSKLSKIKRSINYYLQIKKLDVIYSIDAIIINDENIELIENITM from the coding sequence ATGAGTAGAGAAAAAGGAGAAGTTGCTGAAAAAAAAGCAATCTCTTTTTTAGAAAAGTTAAATTTTATAATTATTGAAAAAAATTTCTACGCAAAAAAATTAGGAGAAATAGATATAATTGCAAAAAAAGATGATGTTTATCATTTTTGTGAAGTTAAATCTGCACCTGATTATGAAACTGCAATTAATAATATTACTTATTCAAAACTTTCAAAAATAAAAAGAAGCATAAATTACTATTTACAAATAAAAAAATTAGATGTTATTTATTCTATTGATGCAATTATTATAAATGATGAGAATATTGAATTGATTGAAAATATAACTATGTGA
- the thiS gene encoding sulfur carrier protein ThiS, translating to MTLIVNGETKEFDNSSTLQDIITNLQIENKVMAAAVNMNIVKKDDWKNFIPKDNDKIELLQFVGGG from the coding sequence ATGACACTGATTGTAAATGGTGAAACAAAAGAGTTTGATAACTCATCAACACTACAAGATATAATAACAAATTTACAAATTGAAAATAAAGTAATGGCTGCTGCAGTTAATATGAATATTGTAAAAAAAGATGATTGGAAAAATTTTATTCCAAAAGATAATGATAAAATCGAACTTCTTCAATTTGTTGGTGGTGGTTGA
- a CDS encoding SAM-dependent methyltransferase, protein MIEFKNYFEEWLYGENGYYSNYKQIGKDGDFFTSVSTSSFFGGSIAKKIISSIEEGFLPSNTTILEIGAHHGYLFADIIQFIYTLKPKLLETLNFAIIERFENLQIQQKRYLEESFGNIINLKHFNDISEVKLENAYIIANEIFDAFSCDLVYTNKENILQQAYISNYKIEFIDCVDKKILNHCKKYSITKGEVALSYKDFVDTLCKNITHFEFLTFDYGDRFPRNDFSARIYEKHAVYPIFEENLSLEKLFKNSDITYDVHFNYLIDCFKENKVKEVIFNTQLKSLVEFGILDLLEILKANVDEKTYLKETQKIKVLLEPTGMGDRFKTLNIRK, encoded by the coding sequence ATGATAGAGTTTAAAAACTATTTTGAAGAGTGGCTTTATGGTGAGAATGGTTATTATTCAAACTACAAACAAATAGGAAAGGATGGTGATTTTTTCACTTCCGTTTCCACTTCTTCATTTTTTGGTGGCTCAATAGCAAAAAAAATTATAAGTTCTATTGAAGAGGGATTTTTACCTTCAAATACAACTATTTTAGAAATTGGTGCTCATCACGGATATTTATTTGCAGATATAATTCAATTTATATATACATTAAAACCAAAACTTCTTGAAACTTTAAATTTTGCAATAATTGAGCGATTTGAAAATCTTCAAATTCAACAAAAAAGATATTTAGAAGAATCTTTTGGAAATATTATCAATCTAAAACATTTTAACGATATTTCAGAAGTTAAACTTGAAAATGCTTATATTATTGCAAATGAAATTTTTGACGCTTTTTCTTGTGATTTAGTCTATACAAATAAAGAGAATATACTTCAACAAGCATACATTTCAAATTATAAAATTGAATTTATTGATTGTGTTGATAAAAAAATTTTAAATCATTGCAAAAAATACTCTATTACAAAAGGTGAAGTTGCATTATCTTACAAAGATTTTGTGGATACTCTTTGTAAAAATATAACTCATTTTGAATTTCTAACTTTTGATTATGGCGATAGATTTCCAAGAAATGATTTTAGTGCAAGAATTTATGAAAAACATGCAGTTTATCCAATTTTTGAAGAGAATTTATCTTTAGAAAAACTCTTTAAAAACTCTGATATTACCTATGATGTTCATTTTAATTATTTAATTGATTGTTTTAAAGAAAACAAAGTAAAAGAAGTAATTTTTAATACCCAATTAAAATCTTTAGTTGAATTTGGTATTTTGGATTTACTTGAAATTCTAAAAGCAAATGTTGATGAAAAAACTTACTTAAAAGAGACACAAAAAATAAAAGTTTTACTAGAACCAACTGGAATGGGTGATAGATTTAAAACATTGAATATAAGAAAATAA
- a CDS encoding OmpA family protein, which yields MKFINFKTILSTAVIASLLTGCAQKTGNETYDNNQNAIIGTTIGAIAGIVLGNNIGGGSKSRNKVIGAVAGAAIGGAIGYSMDKQAQEVAQSLNTNVNNNPNAVLDPNQDLIVSNTDNYVKIMFRDSMMFETNSANPTYSAQTKISKINSVLQRYPNTLVQVVGHTDSRGTHAYNQTLSEQRASNVGNIIYNSGVSNQIFSRGCSFDKPVALNNSESNMALNRRVEVYLYPNQQSVIDVCK from the coding sequence ATGAAATTTATAAATTTTAAAACTATCTTATCAACAGCTGTAATTGCAAGTTTATTAACAGGTTGTGCACAAAAAACTGGAAATGAAACTTATGATAATAATCAAAATGCGATTATTGGAACAACTATTGGAGCAATAGCTGGTATTGTTTTAGGAAATAATATTGGTGGTGGAAGTAAAAGTAGGAATAAGGTAATTGGAGCAGTTGCAGGTGCAGCAATTGGTGGAGCAATTGGTTATAGTATGGATAAACAAGCTCAAGAAGTTGCTCAAAGTTTAAATACTAATGTAAATAATAATCCGAATGCAGTTTTAGACCCAAATCAAGATTTAATTGTTTCAAATACTGATAACTACGTAAAAATAATGTTTAGAGATAGTATGATGTTTGAAACAAACTCTGCAAATCCAACATATAGTGCTCAAACAAAAATATCAAAAATAAACTCTGTTTTACAAAGATATCCAAATACTTTAGTTCAAGTAGTAGGTCATACAGATAGCCGTGGAACTCATGCTTATAATCAAACTCTATCTGAACAAAGAGCTTCAAATGTAGGAAATATTATTTATAATTCTGGTGTTTCAAATCAAATCTTCTCAAGAGGTTGTTCATTTGATAAACCAGTAGCATTAAATAATAGTGAATCAAATATGGCTTTAAATAGAAGAGTTGAAGTTTATTTATATCCAAATCAACAATCTGTAATTGATGTTTGTAAATGA
- the pyk gene encoding pyruvate kinase, producing MEKRTKILATLGPASHSIEMIEGLIKAGANMFRLNFSHGSHEYHLETLNNIRTAMKNTGRTVGILQDISGPKVRIGDLKEPFELYRDDVITFLKDEIVGYKKGDKDYIVSINYPDILDKVKVDEYIYLYDGTIRAKVIETGKEVKAKIENHGTLSSRKGVNFPNTVIDIDVITKKDEKDIAWGVENEVDYFAISFVQNAKDMRKARNLLNGYKGKLIAKIEKFDAVENIDEIIEASDGLMVARGDLGIEVPYYDVPTIQKMLIKKANLKGIPVITATQMLLSMTQNERATRAEISDVANAVLDGTDVVMLSEESAVGEDPINVVDTMHNIIAKTEGIYNYDKQYKFPYLDEFDVIQATVTKLADDLKADGILALTSSGKSATKMSRYRPKTPIFTFTHKKKVLNSLTAIWGVEPVGTIKEAQASKMFQKMLKALDEKGLLNKKGLYVATVGYPVGMPGSTNTIKILTPSEMEYYLNFKETKEKDKKSK from the coding sequence ATGGAAAAAAGAACAAAAATATTAGCAACTTTAGGCCCAGCAAGCCATAGTATAGAGATGATAGAAGGATTAATTAAAGCTGGTGCAAACATGTTTAGATTAAATTTTTCACATGGAAGCCATGAATATCATTTAGAAACATTAAATAATATTAGAACAGCAATGAAAAATACTGGTAGAACAGTAGGTATTTTACAGGATATTTCAGGACCAAAAGTAAGAATAGGGGATTTAAAAGAACCATTTGAATTATATAGAGATGATGTTATTACTTTTTTAAAAGATGAAATAGTTGGATATAAAAAAGGTGATAAAGATTATATTGTATCAATCAATTATCCAGATATTTTAGACAAGGTAAAAGTTGATGAATATATTTATTTATATGATGGAACAATTAGAGCAAAAGTTATTGAAACAGGAAAAGAAGTAAAAGCAAAAATTGAAAATCATGGAACTTTATCTTCAAGAAAAGGTGTAAATTTTCCAAATACTGTAATTGATATTGATGTAATTACTAAAAAAGATGAAAAAGATATAGCTTGGGGTGTTGAAAATGAAGTTGATTATTTTGCTATTTCATTTGTACAAAATGCAAAAGATATGAGAAAAGCAAGAAATCTTTTAAATGGATACAAAGGTAAATTAATAGCAAAAATTGAAAAATTTGATGCTGTTGAAAATATTGATGAAATTATTGAAGCTAGTGATGGATTAATGGTTGCTAGGGGAGATTTAGGAATTGAAGTTCCATATTATGATGTTCCAACTATTCAAAAAATGCTTATCAAAAAAGCAAATTTAAAAGGAATTCCAGTAATCACAGCAACTCAAATGCTTTTATCAATGACACAAAATGAAAGAGCAACAAGAGCTGAAATTTCAGACGTTGCAAATGCTGTTTTAGATGGAACAGATGTTGTTATGCTTTCTGAAGAGAGTGCTGTTGGAGAAGACCCAATAAATGTAGTTGATACAATGCATAATATTATTGCTAAAACTGAAGGTATTTATAACTATGATAAACAATACAAATTCCCTTATTTAGATGAATTTGATGTTATTCAAGCAACTGTTACAAAACTTGCAGATGATTTAAAAGCTGATGGTATTTTAGCTCTTACAAGTTCAGGTAAATCTGCTACAAAAATGTCAAGATATAGACCAAAAACTCCTATATTTACTTTTACTCATAAGAAAAAAGTTTTAAATTCTCTAACTGCTATTTGGGGAGTTGAACCAGTTGGAACAATAAAAGAAGCACAAGCATCTAAAATGTTTCAAAAAATGTTAAAAGCTTTAGATGAAAAAGGTTTATTAAATAAAAAAGGTTTATATGTAGCAACAGTTGGTTATCCAGTTGGAATGCCAGGAAGTACAAATACTATTAAAATCTTAACTCCATCAGAAATGGAATATTATTTAAATTTTAAAGAAACAAAAGAAAAAGATAAAAAATCTAAGTAG